Below is a genomic region from Virgibacillus dokdonensis.
CCGCTTTCAATGTGGTCAATATAAAAGTACCCTTCCTCTTCTTCTTCATACATTACTTGTGGTGATTTTTTTGTTTCCTCGTAAATAAGATCGGATACTTTTTCAACGGTAGGCAAATTACTCGCCTCTGAGAAATATTCTTTCAGTTCTGCATAAACAGCTTGATGAATATATTGATTATCATATAACCATTTGACTAACTTTTTCATAACACGAAATGCTTTTTTCATAAAATCTTCACTACTCATCACTTTACGGATAATAAAGTAATCTAAAAACTCGCCAAAAACTTTACTTGACAATTGTTCTGCTCCAAATATACGCGTAAAGCTTTCCATATCCTCTTCTATCTCTTTCTCCCAACACTCCAAATTCGCATCATCTAAATAGTTATGCGCGTAATCATTTAAGTAGATTCTAAATAACGACACCACACTTTCATAATCACGAAATGTTTTCGGTTTTAACCGTTGTTTCTGTTCATTTAAGAATTCTTCCAAAATAGCATTAATAGAAATCATTTTTAGCCTCCTAATTTTAATGACATACCTTTGTCAGCCTTATGTTCTCCCCCTCGTCAAGTGGTTGTAAAACACCTATACAAAAGATTTTACAGGAAAATAGCTTGCTGGTAAAACATACAACAAAAAACCTCTTTAACAAAAGGTTGTCCATCTATAAAGAAGAGAAAACAAACGTTGAAACTACATTTTGGATGGATGCTGGATTACTGCAAAGGTTAACAGTAGAATCTGCCATTTTAGGAATATATATTATGAGGGCGTTAATTAATAAGTAGAAGACAATTAACATAGCAGTCATTGTGTCAAAAATTTTAAATTCTAGCAACCGGAAAAATATTCCCCCCTGTATGCTACTTTAAATCAGCCTCTAGTTCTATTGTTACATTTCCTTGTATAGCTCTTGAGATCATACAGCTTTTCTCCGCTTTTTCAACAAGCTTTTGCAGCTGAATTCTTTGTTCTTCGGTCGCTTCTACCTTTAGGGTAACCTTTGGTCGGTGAACAATTTTTTGATATGTAAATACACCTCGTGTAACATCAACAATTCCTTCTGAGTCTAAGCTCATTTCTTCTAAAGGAAGCGCAGCACGTTCAATCATGGCCGCAAGTGTAATAAGGTAACAAGTTGCCGCTGCCCCTAACAGCATCTCATCTGGATTCGTCCCAATACCCGGCCCATCCATTTCCGGGGGGATAGATACGTTAGTCCGTAAATTTCCTGATGCAATATAACCGCTAGAATTTCTTCCACCAGGCCACGTTGCAGTTAAATGAAAACGATGTTCTGCCATTTTTATCACCTCCATTAAAGAATAACAGAATACCCAAATACCTAAACTGGCTACCTCAGAATCTTTAAAGCTGAATCCATCGTTTCACTTATACTATAAAGCCTAATATTTGCGTTGTCTATAGACAAAAATCAGAACAAAAGGATCGAATTGGTATCATTCGATTTTACAAATCATGCTTTGTTATTCTCGCTCATAAAAATGGAAGTGGTTATATTTTTACTGTTTAAATATTCTTTGATCTATATATAAGCTAGAGACATTTTTAAAGCACTTTTTCCTTCCTATACCTATAGTCCATTGCCTCTAAAAAAATGGAAAAACCCTAAAAATAATAGCTCATTTCATGATATAATGAATGGGCATTTATAAATGAAGTAATAAAAGGGGAGAGGAATTTGGCATTAACAGATCACGAAAAACTACTCGTAAGCTCAGAATTGAACCGAAAAGGTAAAAACATGCTTTTAGCGTATGTATTACTTATCTTCTTAGGTACCTTAGGTATACATCGATTCTACCTTGACAAAAAAGGGACTGCTATTACGCAACTTATACTCAGTGTTGTAGGTGGGCTTACAGCAATCATTCTTATTGGGTTTATCCCTCTTATTATCGTGGGCATATGGCTTTTCATCGATCTATTCTTAGTTCCAGGTATGGTCGAAAAAGAAAATGAACGTATTGAGCAAGAAATCATTCGAAATTTACGTTAAATGATGTCATTCATTTACATTTCATAAAACTTGGCTATCGCCAAAATCTTTATGACAATAAAGCGTCAAAACTCTAAAAAATTCATGCTTTCCTATAGTTAAATAAAGGTGAACGGCAATCCAAGCCGTCTCCTTTATTTTTCTTTTACCCGACTCTCTTTGAAACTTTGAAAAAACATCTTTATCTCCAAATCTTTTCAGCTTGAATAGAAACTCGCCTGTACGTGCAATGCCTATTCTAATAGATGAGTTTTTGCAAGTACAATCCATGATGACCTACAATACGGTAAACACTACAACCTTAAAAATTACTATAGAGTAAACAAAGCCACCCGCATTAAAACTACGGATGGCTTTATTCCTTTATTTATCACCATTTATTAACGCTGTTCTTTCTTAGAAACTTAGTTTTGGGTTTGATAGCTTTTATTTGCTACCTTATGATCGGCAACAATTAGATAGGTTTCTTCAATTGGATTATTTTCCATAAAGCTTGTTAATATTTCAAAAACACCTTTTTGTATTCTCCCCTGAGCCTCTACAGTCATACCTGAATAATGAACAGTAAGACCTGTTTGTTCAAGAGAACGCCAAGGATGGTTCTTTGGTGCCGGTTGTGGATACCAAACGTCACCACCATAACGAACCTTACCACGATTAACTGCCTCTGCAATAGCATTTCGTTCTACAATTCCACCTCTAGCGCAATTCACAAGTACAGCACTATCTTTCAAGTTACAAATGACGTCTTTATCAAATTTATTTTTCGTATCCTTTGTTAACGGTGATTGAATAATAATTACATCAGATGTTTTTACTAAAATATCAAAATCAACATATTTAATTCCTAGCTTCTCTTCTATATCTTCTTTACGATAAGGATCATTATATTGTAAATGTACCTCAAATGGCTTTAATCTCTCTGCCGTTAATTGGCCAATACGACCAAATCCAAAAATACCAATTGTTTTACCAAACATGTCATGTGCTTTAGCACCTACTTTAGGTAAATCCCACTCTCCTTCTTCAGCTTGTCTATGTCCTTCTTCATAATTTCTTAGTAGCAACAGTGCTTCCATAACGTTTTGCTCCGCTACACTTACATTATTACTCCCAGGTATTTCGGCTACTGTAATCCCTTTGTCTATAGCAGCATCAAGATCGACATGGTCTGATCCAATTCCAGCAGTAATAGCTAGCTTTAAGTTTTTCGCTTTATTTGCCCTTTCTTTCGTAATATAAGCTGGAAGAAATGGTGATGAAATGACTACATCCACATCTTCAATGTAATCGTCCACTTCTTTATCACTGGTAACAATCGTTAATTTATGCTCTGTATTCTTTAGGAATTCATCTAGCCCCAATGTCTTTTCTTTGGATAATAATTGTGTAGCAGTTGTAGCTTCTGGAAAAAGTGCTAGGATCTTCATGTGTAACTCCCCCTCGTATATATTGTATAATTTGATCCATATGTTAGATTTACCACTTTTTTACTTTTATTAAACATTTTCATTCAAATGTACCATTCCATACTACTCTACTCACTATTTTCCTTCTACATACTTTAGGAAATCTCAATAAAGAACAGAAAAAATCTTTAAATTGTATATGTTTTTTATAAAAAAATGTAATT
It encodes:
- a CDS encoding OsmC family protein, producing the protein MAEHRFHLTATWPGGRNSSGYIASGNLRTNVSIPPEMDGPGIGTNPDEMLLGAAATCYLITLAAMIERAALPLEEMSLDSEGIVDVTRGVFTYQKIVHRPKVTLKVEATEEQRIQLQKLVEKAEKSCMISRAIQGNVTIELEADLK
- a CDS encoding TM2 domain-containing protein is translated as MALTDHEKLLVSSELNRKGKNMLLAYVLLIFLGTLGIHRFYLDKKGTAITQLILSVVGGLTAIILIGFIPLIIVGIWLFIDLFLVPGMVEKENERIEQEIIRNLR
- a CDS encoding NAD-dependent formate dehydrogenase, which encodes MKILALFPEATTATQLLSKEKTLGLDEFLKNTEHKLTIVTSDKEVDDYIEDVDVVISSPFLPAYITKERANKAKNLKLAITAGIGSDHVDLDAAIDKGITVAEIPGSNNVSVAEQNVMEALLLLRNYEEGHRQAEEGEWDLPKVGAKAHDMFGKTIGIFGFGRIGQLTAERLKPFEVHLQYNDPYRKEDIEEKLGIKYVDFDILVKTSDVIIIQSPLTKDTKNKFDKDVICNLKDSAVLVNCARGGIVERNAIAEAVNRGKVRYGGDVWYPQPAPKNHPWRSLEQTGLTVHYSGMTVEAQGRIQKGVFEILTSFMENNPIEETYLIVADHKVANKSYQTQN